In Lacrimispora indolis DSM 755, a genomic segment contains:
- a CDS encoding S8 family peptidase, with the protein MQDQKLENLLNLALSATPEEREKSGNLNVGYNPGEQSWDVIVKYSGDISGLAQAGIRVEPMVNEYAILTVPESLIDRLSELPQIEYVEKPKRLFFAINQAKAASCVNLVQQGSSILTGRDVLVAVIDSGIDYYHDDFRNNDGTTRIVRLWDQTLDQVFTAEEINAALATGSRAEARRLVPSVDITGHGTAVASIAAGNGRENRGQYRGVAFESPLLVVKLGVPQESGFPRTTELMRAVNFAVREAVDMQIPLVINLSFGNTYGSHDGTSLLETFLDDISNYGKTAIVVGTGNEGVSGGHISGVLTMSNPQDIELSVGGYQQSFSVQLWKSYADLFDISIITPSGEVIGPISSRLGPQTINYRNTRILLYYGKPGPYSVAQEIYLDFLPIDTYIESGIWGFRLTPRQIVEGKYDLWLPSAGVLNQSTRFLRATPETTLTIPSTATKVISVGAYDDTYQSYADFSGRGFTRRTNLVKPDLAAPGVGIIAARTGGGYESVTGTSFATPFVTGSSALLMQWGIVDGRDPFLFGEKIKAYLIRGARPLPGITSYPNPEVGYGALCVSDSLPV; encoded by the coding sequence ATGCAGGATCAGAAACTGGAAAACCTGTTAAACCTCGCCCTCAGCGCAACTCCCGAAGAGCGGGAAAAATCAGGCAATTTAAACGTAGGATACAATCCTGGGGAACAATCATGGGATGTGATTGTAAAGTATTCCGGAGACATAAGCGGTCTTGCCCAGGCAGGAATCCGGGTGGAACCCATGGTGAATGAATACGCCATTCTTACGGTTCCGGAATCCCTTATTGACAGGTTAAGTGAATTGCCGCAAATCGAATATGTAGAGAAACCAAAGAGGCTGTTTTTTGCAATCAATCAGGCAAAGGCGGCCTCTTGTGTCAATCTGGTCCAGCAAGGAAGCAGTATTCTGACAGGAAGAGACGTTTTGGTAGCTGTCATTGATTCGGGTATTGATTATTATCACGATGATTTCCGGAATAATGACGGGACCACCAGGATCGTAAGGCTTTGGGATCAGACCCTGGACCAGGTGTTTACGGCAGAAGAAATCAACGCGGCTCTGGCTACCGGAAGCAGGGCAGAGGCAAGGAGGCTGGTTCCCTCCGTGGATATCACAGGTCATGGCACAGCCGTGGCATCCATAGCAGCAGGAAACGGAAGAGAAAACAGGGGGCAGTACCGGGGAGTTGCTTTCGAAAGTCCTCTGTTAGTGGTTAAGCTTGGAGTTCCCCAGGAAAGCGGCTTTCCCAGAACCACGGAGCTTATGCGGGCAGTTAATTTTGCGGTGAGGGAAGCCGTGGATATGCAGATACCTCTGGTCATTAACTTAAGCTTTGGAAATACATACGGTTCTCATGACGGAACCAGTCTTTTAGAAACCTTTCTCGATGATATATCCAACTACGGAAAAACTGCTATCGTGGTGGGAACAGGCAACGAAGGGGTGAGCGGCGGCCATATTTCAGGAGTCCTGACAATGTCAAATCCTCAGGATATCGAACTGAGCGTGGGAGGGTACCAGCAGAGCTTCAGCGTGCAGCTATGGAAATCTTATGCGGATTTGTTTGATATCAGCATTATAACCCCTTCCGGAGAAGTGATCGGACCCATCAGCAGCAGACTGGGACCTCAGACTATAAACTACAGAAATACCAGAATCTTGCTGTACTATGGAAAACCAGGTCCTTACAGTGTGGCCCAGGAAATCTATCTGGATTTCCTTCCCATTGATACCTATATAGAAAGCGGGATCTGGGGGTTCCGCCTGACTCCCAGGCAGATCGTGGAAGGGAAATACGATCTCTGGCTTCCATCTGCGGGAGTGCTGAACCAGTCCACCCGGTTTTTAAGAGCAACACCTGAAACCACCTTGACCATTCCGTCTACGGCTACCAAAGTTATTTCCGTGGGAGCATATGACGATACCTATCAGTCCTATGCGGACTTTTCCGGCAGAGGATTTACAAGGAGGACCAACCTGGTAAAACCGGATCTGGCTGCTCCCGGTGTGGGAATCATCGCTGCAAGGACCGGAGGCGGTTATGAATCAGTGACAGGCACTTCCTTTGCAACCCCCTTTGTCACCGGCAGTTCCGCCCTTTTGATGCAGTGGGGAATTGTGGATGGGAGAGATCCGTTCCTGTTCGGGGAAAAGATAAAAGCTTATTTAATCCGCGGGGCCAGGCCCCTTCCGGGAATCACATCATACCCTAATCCTGAGGTTGGATACGGAGCATTATGTGTGAGCGACAGCCTTCCCGTATGA